A portion of the Calothrix sp. 336/3 genome contains these proteins:
- a CDS encoding peptidylprolyl isomerase, with the protein MSKTLSVSSIDILNYIKVSCQMPGILEAIATQKVITETASEMGIIIDSEELQQAADNLRLTNQLLKAEDTWVWLKKHYLSLDDFEELAQTNRLSAKLASHLFADQVEPFFYQNQLDYTGAVTYEVILDDEDLALELFYALQEGEITFPEIARQYIDNPELRRAGGYQGIRQRHDMRPEIAAAVFAAHPPQILKPIITPKGAHLIWVEEIIKPELDEQLRGQILGDLFTNWLKQQVEHIEITTQFDGDSSPHQKITKSSSHQAA; encoded by the coding sequence ATGTCTAAAACCTTAAGTGTTTCTAGTATAGATATTCTCAATTACATTAAAGTTTCCTGCCAAATGCCTGGAATATTAGAGGCGATCGCCACTCAAAAAGTTATTACAGAAACTGCCTCAGAAATGGGAATCATCATTGACTCTGAGGAGTTACAACAAGCCGCAGATAACCTGCGATTAACTAATCAACTTCTCAAAGCAGAAGATACATGGGTATGGTTAAAAAAACATTATCTTTCCCTGGATGACTTTGAGGAATTAGCCCAAACCAACCGACTTTCGGCAAAATTAGCGAGTCATTTATTTGCTGATCAAGTCGAACCATTCTTTTATCAAAATCAACTGGACTACACCGGAGCAGTCACCTATGAAGTGATTTTAGATGATGAAGATTTAGCTTTAGAATTATTTTATGCATTGCAGGAAGGGGAAATAACTTTTCCAGAAATTGCTCGTCAATATATTGACAATCCGGAATTGCGTCGTGCTGGAGGATATCAGGGTATTCGTCAACGTCACGACATGAGACCAGAAATTGCCGCAGCAGTTTTTGCTGCCCATCCACCACAAATTCTCAAGCCAATTATTACCCCCAAGGGAGCGCATTTAATTTGGGTAGAAGAAATCATTAAACCAGAATTAGATGAGCAACTTCGTGGTCAAATTTTAGGAGATTTATTTACAAATTGGCTAAAACAACAAGTTGAGCATATAGAAATTACTACACAATTTGATGGAGATAGTTCGCCTCATCAGAAAATTACAAAATCAAGCTCCCATCAAGCAGCATAA
- a CDS encoding phosphotransferase, whose translation MAFILSSENVFDYLVTLNLSTVQGNPKIEQKYAKNFNLLVNVGDEQKFLVKQEPMNPEGKTSGEFLREWQIQEFLQKFPELSQIRNWISEGIHFNPDDSIIVFNYLDNYQDVMAFYGKENIFPGEIASAIGIILGKIHSLTYNHQDYANFFLSSSENQAVVTHLVEDIGRITPEVFGAVPADGLKFFALYQRYDSLGQAIAELGASLKPSCLTHNDLKLNNILLADDWQQAMGNSTIRLIDWERCSWGDPAFDLGTLIGSYLHIWLGSMITSKTMSIDESLRIATTPLELLQPSIADLAIAYLQNFPEILQHRPDFLQRVVQFAGWNLIIAIQSTLQYQKTFGNTGVCMLQVAKSLLCRPEASMATVFGMQVSELTSKTLSPVSA comes from the coding sequence ATGGCATTTATCTTAAGTTCGGAAAATGTCTTCGATTACCTTGTGACTCTGAATTTATCCACAGTACAGGGTAATCCCAAAATAGAGCAAAAGTACGCCAAAAACTTTAACTTGTTAGTAAATGTAGGAGACGAGCAGAAATTTCTCGTCAAGCAAGAACCTATGAACCCAGAAGGAAAAACATCTGGTGAATTCTTGCGAGAATGGCAAATTCAGGAGTTTCTACAAAAATTTCCCGAATTAAGTCAGATACGGAACTGGATATCAGAAGGAATTCATTTTAATCCAGATGATTCCATTATTGTTTTTAATTATCTCGATAATTATCAAGATGTCATGGCTTTCTATGGGAAAGAAAACATTTTCCCTGGAGAAATCGCCTCAGCTATTGGTATAATTTTAGGCAAAATTCATAGCCTAACTTACAATCATCAAGACTATGCGAATTTTTTCCTCTCATCTTCAGAAAATCAAGCCGTTGTCACCCATTTAGTGGAAGATATTGGAAGAATTACTCCAGAAGTTTTTGGTGCGGTTCCTGCGGATGGGCTGAAATTTTTTGCTCTCTATCAAAGGTATGATAGTTTAGGTCAAGCTATCGCTGAACTGGGAGCATCCTTAAAACCTAGTTGCCTAACACATAACGACTTAAAGCTAAATAATATTCTTTTAGCCGATGATTGGCAGCAAGCTATGGGCAATAGTACGATACGATTAATTGATTGGGAAAGGTGTAGTTGGGGTGATCCAGCATTTGATTTAGGAACGCTGATTGGGAGTTATCTCCATATCTGGTTAGGTAGTATGATTACCAGCAAAACCATGAGCATTGATGAATCTTTACGGATAGCAACAACACCCCTAGAATTATTACAACCGTCGATTGCTGACTTGGCGATCGCTTATCTCCAAAACTTCCCAGAAATCTTACAACATCGCCCTGATTTTTTACAGAGAGTCGTACAATTTGCTGGTTGGAATTTAATTATTGCCATCCAATCAACTTTGCAATATCAAAAAACGTTTGGTAATACGGGTGTATGTATGTTGCAAGTAGCTAAGTCTTTGTTATGTCGTCCAGAAGCATCGATGGCAACTGTTTTTGGTATGCAAGTATCAGAGTTGACTTCTAAAACTTTATCACCTGTGAGCGCTTAA
- a CDS encoding HlyD family efflux transporter periplasmic adaptor subunit, translating into MPELNTFSQEEQQENSELNPHIQEEKEAQDWFYGTEELLDALPRRWTRSFLYFLVIFAAIALPWTMFSKVDETGNARGRIEPKGATQKLDSAVGGSVTAVRVKEGEVVKAGQVLVELETDVLQTELQQAQTKLEGEKNRLEQLVLLQNQLQLSIRVQEQQNKAQELEKIAQVNQAKQNLNTKQSNYNLQKLEKKALVSQAKQQINTAKDEQLSAASRLQIDTRQVERFSKIVQDGAVSENQVDQLRKEAQESKRQYEKSQSDFKQAQLRLNEELSRYQTTISQLESDIKQAKLQLQEQQSSYQSLVQGGKLTLLKSQEQLKDLQGQVTTLRSQIAQSTSQVVSLKLQIGQRILRSPIDGTIFALPVSKPGAVVQPGQMVAQVAPKNTAFILKAQMPSQQSGFLKKGMPVKIKFDAYPFQDYGVLTGQINWISPDSKIQEINQGKIEIYELEVTLDKSYLQAENKRISLTPGQTATAEVIIRQRRVIDFILDPFKKLQKDGLQL; encoded by the coding sequence ATGCCGGAATTAAATACATTTAGTCAAGAAGAACAGCAAGAAAATAGTGAATTAAATCCTCATATACAGGAAGAAAAGGAAGCTCAAGACTGGTTTTATGGTACTGAAGAACTTCTAGATGCTTTACCCAGACGTTGGACGCGCTCTTTTCTCTATTTTCTGGTGATATTTGCCGCGATCGCCCTACCTTGGACAATGTTCTCAAAAGTTGATGAAACAGGCAATGCTAGAGGACGTATTGAACCCAAGGGAGCCACACAAAAGTTAGATAGTGCGGTGGGTGGCAGTGTGACAGCAGTCAGGGTAAAGGAAGGTGAAGTTGTGAAAGCTGGACAGGTTTTAGTTGAGTTAGAAACTGATGTTTTGCAAACAGAATTGCAACAGGCACAAACTAAGTTAGAAGGGGAAAAAAATCGCTTAGAGCAATTAGTATTACTGCAAAATCAACTACAATTATCAATTCGTGTGCAAGAGCAGCAAAACAAAGCTCAAGAATTAGAAAAAATTGCCCAAGTCAATCAAGCAAAACAAAATCTCAATACCAAGCAGAGTAACTATAATTTACAAAAATTAGAGAAGAAAGCTTTAGTCAGTCAAGCAAAGCAGCAAATTAATACAGCTAAAGATGAGCAACTATCGGCTGCCAGTCGTTTGCAAATAGATACAAGACAGGTAGAACGTTTTAGTAAAATTGTTCAGGATGGAGCAGTTTCAGAAAATCAAGTTGATCAACTCAGAAAAGAAGCCCAGGAAAGCAAACGACAGTATGAAAAATCCCAATCTGATTTCAAACAAGCACAATTACGTTTAAATGAAGAATTGAGCCGCTATCAGACAACTATCAGTCAATTAGAATCAGATATTAAACAAGCAAAGTTACAACTACAAGAGCAACAAAGCAGTTATCAAAGTTTAGTTCAAGGCGGCAAATTGACTCTCTTAAAAAGTCAAGAACAATTAAAAGACTTACAGGGACAAGTAACTACACTACGTTCGCAAATTGCCCAAAGCACTAGTCAAGTAGTCTCCTTAAAGCTCCAAATAGGACAACGAATCTTGCGATCGCCCATTGATGGGACAATTTTTGCTTTACCTGTTTCTAAACCAGGTGCAGTGGTTCAACCAGGGCAAATGGTAGCACAAGTTGCTCCCAAGAATACTGCTTTCATCCTCAAAGCACAAATGCCTAGTCAACAAAGTGGTTTTTTGAAGAAAGGAATGCCAGTAAAAATTAAATTTGATGCCTATCCTTTCCAAGATTATGGAGTATTAACAGGGCAAATTAATTGGATTTCCCCAGACTCAAAAATTCAAGAAATCAATCAAGGTAAAATAGAAATATATGAGTTAGAAGTGACTTTAGATAAGTCTTACCTACAAGCAGAAAATAAACGTATTTCTCTCACCCCTGGTCAAACAGCTACCGCAGAAGTGATTATTCGTCAGCGCCGAGTGATTGATTTTATTCTTGACCCATTCAAGAAACTACAAAAAGACGGTTTGCAACTGTAA
- a CDS encoding peptidylprolyl isomerase codes for MTDQLQQITDLSQEAVQIHPATDREILAYLRRSARFAEIAAATEREALVINHCNHLGIEISDDEWQTAGDAFRLERKLWGNAETMTWLQRQRITVEEWSEGIKVALLEKKLKEHLFGLSVDGAYISDRDRYRRVALSQILVTDLAIATKIINNLREKNASFCSLALEYSLGKQSRENGGFVGVQYLVELAPEIIASLSNAETGEIIGPIQTKLGYHILRVEKWFPTELNQAVREQIMNSLFEIWLYSPQANHSHD; via the coding sequence ATGACAGACCAATTACAACAAATCACAGATTTATCCCAGGAAGCGGTACAAATCCATCCCGCAACCGATAGGGAAATTTTGGCATATCTGCGTCGCTCTGCCAGGTTTGCAGAAATCGCTGCTGCTACGGAACGGGAAGCATTAGTTATAAACCATTGCAACCATTTAGGAATTGAAATATCAGATGATGAATGGCAAACTGCCGGCGATGCTTTTCGCTTGGAGCGGAAGCTATGGGGAAACGCAGAAACCATGACCTGGTTGCAACGGCAACGTATTACTGTGGAAGAATGGTCAGAGGGGATTAAAGTTGCATTGTTAGAAAAAAAGTTGAAAGAGCATCTGTTTGGTCTCTCAGTCGATGGTGCTTACATTTCTGACCGCGATCGCTACAGACGGGTAGCACTATCGCAAATTTTGGTTACAGACTTGGCGATCGCGACTAAAATCATCAATAATTTACGGGAAAAAAATGCTTCTTTCTGTAGTTTAGCCTTGGAATATTCCCTGGGGAAACAGTCCCGTGAAAACGGTGGTTTTGTAGGTGTTCAATATTTGGTAGAACTTGCACCGGAGATTATCGCATCTCTAAGCAACGCAGAAACAGGGGAAATTATTGGTCCGATACAAACCAAATTGGGATATCACATTCTTCGAGTAGAAAAGTGGTTTCCTACGGAATTGAATCAAGCAGTCAGAGAACAAATTATGAACTCTTTGTTTGAAATTTGGTTGTACAGTCCCCAGGCAAATCACTCCCATGATTAG
- a CDS encoding T3SS effector HopA1 family protein produces the protein MQLLDSLPKQTISAELQNSLEDIVNKIQIESRYSITHPDYKPLELPDETIPRFQQLPSDVQDKYINAQLSHFLYGIYYNGSLKRALALDGETTNLTVNQNLENNTFLGVDMVFYNRLHESNKGKGYFSPNWLVIKAETYGSLAVHKGGLTLYIDRQKHLQPQDESAKVGDEVAIRLPKNLVQNGFYMAVSNFGSYSGENIVRVYFNLTTDGVVAVMESLTQQLNDITIPFNFKALYNPSDYGRYDSAVLYFDKNNYDIVHPVLARVYAQHQSHFQTEVPLFTKVLAPGLAIAEEPDQKFGEKESFGMNRCQIVANGLLDAWQRQETSPEARMVSILQQFDSLGIDIHSPYLNANSEDIYLALEL, from the coding sequence ATGCAACTACTTGATTCACTACCCAAACAAACGATTTCCGCAGAATTACAAAATTCCTTAGAAGATATAGTTAATAAAATTCAAATTGAATCGAGATATTCTATCACTCATCCTGACTACAAACCTTTAGAATTACCGGATGAGACAATCCCACGTTTTCAACAATTGCCCTCAGATGTCCAAGATAAATATATTAATGCTCAACTCTCCCATTTTCTCTATGGCATCTATTACAATGGTTCCTTAAAACGTGCCTTAGCACTAGATGGAGAAACAACTAATTTAACAGTCAACCAAAATTTAGAAAATAACACCTTTCTGGGAGTGGATATGGTGTTTTATAACCGTCTCCATGAAAGTAACAAAGGCAAAGGATATTTTAGCCCCAATTGGTTGGTAATTAAAGCAGAAACATATGGTTCCTTAGCAGTACACAAGGGTGGTTTAACTCTATATATTGATCGTCAAAAACATCTACAACCTCAGGATGAATCAGCAAAAGTTGGGGATGAAGTGGCGATTCGACTGCCAAAAAACTTGGTACAAAATGGCTTTTATATGGCAGTCAGTAATTTTGGTTCCTATAGTGGTGAAAATATAGTCCGAGTCTATTTCAATTTGACAACTGATGGTGTGGTTGCAGTCATGGAAAGCTTGACTCAGCAATTGAACGATATCACTATTCCTTTCAATTTTAAAGCTCTGTATAACCCCTCGGATTATGGACGTTATGACTCAGCAGTGCTTTATTTTGACAAGAACAACTATGACATTGTTCACCCCGTACTAGCAAGGGTGTATGCACAACACCAATCTCACTTTCAGACCGAAGTGCCTTTATTTACTAAGGTATTAGCACCAGGGTTGGCGATCGCCGAAGAACCAGACCAAAAATTTGGCGAAAAAGAAAGCTTTGGGATGAATCGCTGTCAAATAGTCGCCAATGGTTTATTAGACGCTTGGCAACGTCAGGAAACCTCCCCAGAAGCTCGGATGGTATCTATTCTGCAACAATTTGACTCCCTAGGAATTGACATTCACAGTCCTTATCTTAATGCGAATTCCGAGGATATTTACTTAGCTTTAGAGTTATGA
- a CDS encoding helix-turn-helix domain-containing protein, with product MAYQFTQQQAFESDDVTPSKFLTPFQRKALLKSLQANLQPEYSRRIEIMLLADMGKSQTQICEMLACSQEMARYWIAVAEAGLAHKWNERPIGRPKSVSNQYLERLKDLVTHSPREHGYAFSCWTAQWLSKHLAKEFGIEISDRHINRLLKQMGLSTKRKNLCNQDTEATKDSGITIRDLQSHEEPSWCWSFNLKF from the coding sequence ATGGCATATCAATTCACTCAACAGCAAGCTTTCGAGAGCGACGATGTGACTCCAAGCAAGTTTCTCACACCGTTTCAGCGCAAAGCTTTACTGAAAAGTTTACAAGCGAATTTGCAGCCAGAGTATAGTCGTCGTATTGAAATTATGCTGTTGGCGGATATGGGCAAATCGCAAACTCAAATCTGTGAAATGTTGGCTTGTTCCCAGGAGATGGCGAGGTACTGGATTGCGGTAGCAGAAGCAGGTTTAGCCCATAAATGGAATGAAAGACCGATAGGTAGACCGAAAAGTGTTAGTAATCAATATTTAGAGCGACTGAAAGATTTAGTGACTCATAGTCCCCGTGAGCATGGTTATGCATTTAGTTGTTGGACTGCTCAATGGTTGAGCAAACATCTAGCCAAGGAATTTGGAATTGAAATCAGCGATCGCCACATCAATCGACTGTTGAAACAAATGGGACTATCGACAAAGCGGAAAAATCTCTGCAATCAAGATACAGAAGCGACTAAGGATAGTGGGATCACCATTCGTGACTTGCAATCCCATGAAGAACCTAGTTGGTGTTGGTCGTTTAATTTGAAATTTTAG
- a CDS encoding peptidase domain-containing ABC transporter has translation MPSVFSQTQLCEQLTIVLDQKLPDRELQSCLGAVEILEPPTAKQFWHSTQAKAGIYLVLMGKVRLLDSADNLITTLSPGTSFGELTLFPAEDFQPYSARASVNLKLGFLPQATLQTLIAKYPGIGDRLFARAELWDLLLLCRQQPQLTNNSSSEEILKALSLFAREDLDIGSINPQLCQGSKVWLLYRGEIENSSGRKLTSGDICADILDNHWQVRQPTVIYRLKHENWQAAIQHLPALAIDYLPPRESEVKTSPTAKVIPFPSQTPLTPPAKKRSVYFPSPTVTVGHWWGKLTHRYPFFEQQSASDCGAACLVMIGRYWGKQLSVNRLRDLTNVSRSGASLRALAAAAESIGFATRPVKASLDKLAQQPLPAIAHWEGKHFIVVYEVSKKWVIVGDPAIGQRQLTIGEFKAGWNGYALLLQPTALLQQTPETSSGFWQFFDLVKPHTIVLLEVFLASLLIQIFGLVTPLFTQLLLDRVIVQGSTLTLNTVGLGLLIFGLFSVAMNGLRQYLLDHTANRIGIALMVGFIKHTFRLPLSFFESRYVGDIVSRVQENQKIQRFLTGEALSIGLDLLTVFVYVGLMFWYSWQMALLCLTIVPPFVLLALIATPFLRRISKEVFNALAEENSYLIQSLTGISSIRSMAIEQTVRWRWEELLNRLIKKTFKAEVISNQLQVFSSTIQTVVTTGLLWFGAWLVIQSQLTIGQLVAFNMLLGNVINPFQRLIVLWNQLQEVIVSTERINDVLEAEPEEDLQNKPRQSLPRLRGHIIFDNVTFRYHPESDINVLENLSFEIKPEQTIAVVGRSGSGKTTLSKLILGLYLPTDGKVLIDSQDITSISLRSLRSQIGVVDQDTFLFGGTIRENIAIAHPEASLEEIMTAADLAGADEFIKQLPMGYETQIGEGGGMLSGGQRQRLAIARALLGNPRLLLLDEATSHLDSESERIIQKNLKTILQGRTSVIIAHRLSTVRNADLILVLDRGVLVESGSHHQLISRKGHYYYLNQQQLAQGE, from the coding sequence ATGCCATCAGTCTTTTCACAAACTCAGCTTTGTGAACAGCTCACGATTGTTTTGGATCAGAAGCTGCCAGATAGGGAACTGCAATCATGTTTAGGGGCAGTAGAAATCCTAGAACCACCCACGGCGAAACAATTCTGGCATTCCACACAGGCAAAAGCCGGAATATATTTAGTGCTGATGGGAAAAGTCAGATTGCTAGATAGTGCGGATAACTTAATTACTACCCTGTCTCCAGGGACATCCTTTGGTGAATTAACTCTGTTTCCAGCAGAGGATTTTCAACCCTACTCTGCGAGAGCTTCGGTAAACTTAAAGCTGGGTTTTCTACCACAAGCAACATTGCAAACATTAATTGCCAAATATCCTGGTATTGGCGATCGCCTATTTGCCCGTGCCGAACTCTGGGATCTGCTGTTGTTGTGTCGTCAGCAACCACAACTGACCAATAATAGCTCCTCTGAGGAAATACTTAAAGCTTTGTCCCTATTTGCACGAGAGGATTTAGATATTGGCTCAATTAACCCCCAACTCTGTCAAGGGAGTAAAGTATGGTTGCTATATCGAGGAGAAATAGAAAATTCCTCTGGTAGGAAGTTGACTAGTGGAGATATCTGTGCAGACATCCTCGATAATCATTGGCAGGTAAGGCAACCAACAGTTATTTACCGCTTAAAACATGAGAATTGGCAAGCTGCAATCCAACATTTACCCGCTCTGGCAATTGATTACTTACCCCCTAGGGAATCGGAGGTGAAAACATCCCCCACAGCCAAAGTCATTCCCTTTCCTTCCCAGACTCCCCTAACTCCACCAGCAAAAAAACGCTCAGTCTATTTTCCCAGTCCGACAGTTACAGTGGGGCATTGGTGGGGCAAGTTAACCCATCGCTATCCCTTCTTTGAGCAACAAAGTGCCTCCGATTGTGGAGCCGCTTGTTTGGTAATGATTGGTCGCTACTGGGGCAAGCAACTGAGTGTAAATCGGCTGCGGGATTTAACTAATGTCAGTCGCAGTGGAGCATCCTTGCGTGCCCTGGCAGCTGCCGCAGAAAGCATTGGTTTTGCTACCCGTCCAGTCAAAGCCAGTCTGGATAAATTAGCTCAACAACCTTTACCGGCGATCGCCCACTGGGAAGGGAAACATTTCATCGTCGTCTATGAAGTCAGCAAAAAATGGGTAATTGTCGGCGATCCCGCCATTGGACAACGCCAGTTAACCATTGGGGAATTTAAAGCTGGGTGGAATGGTTATGCTTTGCTATTGCAACCCACAGCCCTATTACAACAAACCCCAGAGACAAGTTCTGGATTCTGGCAATTTTTTGATTTAGTCAAACCCCATACAATTGTTCTCCTGGAAGTTTTTCTAGCTTCGTTATTGATTCAGATATTTGGACTGGTGACACCCCTATTTACCCAATTACTATTAGATAGGGTGATTGTTCAAGGCAGTACTTTAACCTTAAATACGGTCGGTTTGGGGTTACTAATTTTTGGCTTGTTCAGTGTTGCCATGAATGGGCTGCGGCAATATCTCCTAGATCATACTGCTAACCGTATTGGTATTGCTTTGATGGTCGGTTTTATTAAACATACCTTTCGTTTACCCCTGTCCTTTTTTGAATCTCGTTATGTCGGTGATATTGTTTCCCGTGTCCAAGAAAATCAAAAAATTCAACGTTTCCTCACCGGAGAAGCATTATCTATTGGTTTAGATTTACTCACAGTATTTGTCTATGTGGGATTAATGTTTTGGTACAGTTGGCAAATGGCGCTACTTTGCTTGACAATTGTGCCACCATTTGTATTACTGGCATTAATTGCCACACCTTTTTTACGACGCATTTCTAAGGAAGTATTTAACGCCTTAGCTGAAGAAAACAGTTATCTGATTCAAAGTTTGACGGGGATTAGCTCGATTCGCTCCATGGCGATTGAACAAACTGTGCGCTGGCGTTGGGAAGAACTATTAAATCGTTTGATTAAAAAGACATTTAAAGCCGAGGTAATTAGTAATCAGCTTCAGGTATTTAGTTCTACAATTCAAACAGTGGTGACAACTGGCTTGCTATGGTTTGGGGCATGGCTAGTGATTCAAAGTCAGTTGACAATTGGGCAATTAGTTGCCTTCAATATGTTGTTAGGAAATGTCATTAACCCTTTTCAAAGATTGATAGTTTTGTGGAATCAATTACAGGAAGTCATAGTTTCTACGGAACGAATTAATGATGTTTTAGAAGCAGAGCCAGAGGAAGATTTACAAAATAAACCCCGACAATCCTTGCCCCGATTACGTGGTCATATTATTTTCGATAATGTCACCTTTCGTTATCATCCAGAAAGTGATATTAATGTACTAGAGAATCTGAGTTTTGAAATCAAACCTGAGCAAACAATCGCCGTTGTTGGGCGTAGTGGTTCGGGAAAAACAACTCTATCAAAATTGATTTTGGGCTTATATTTACCCACCGATGGCAAAGTTTTAATTGATAGTCAAGATATCACCAGTATTTCCCTGCGATCGCTACGTTCTCAAATTGGTGTAGTTGATCAAGATACTTTTCTTTTTGGTGGCACCATTCGGGAAAATATTGCCATTGCTCACCCAGAAGCTAGCTTGGAAGAAATCATGACTGCTGCTGATTTAGCGGGAGCAGATGAGTTTATTAAGCAATTACCTATGGGTTATGAAACCCAAATTGGTGAAGGAGGGGGAATGTTATCTGGAGGACAAAGACAAAGATTGGCGATCGCCCGTGCTTTATTAGGAAATCCCCGTCTATTGCTCTTGGATGAAGCCACAAGTCACCTCGACTCGGAATCTGAACGCATCATTCAAAAAAACCTGAAAACTATTCTCCAAGGACGTACCAGCGTGATTATTGCCCATCGTCTTTCCACGGTACGTAATGCTGATTTGATTTTAGTTTTAGATCGTGGTGTCCTCGTTGAAAGTGGTTCCCATCATCAATTAATCAGTAGAAAAGGTCACTATTACTATCTGAATCAACAACAATTGGCGCAAGGTGAATGA
- a CDS encoding aldo/keto reductase: protein MKITNLAPDMQPQLTTADELALANSRFIPSDLPFYRKLGRTNLTVSCLGLGGGGHISSEDTLYAFDQGINYFFYSSDLHQYLYSSMRPALRQLCGRGSSIREKVVLATVSYMIRTPDTIFTYLFDQFVDLGIDYIDVFFWGWIDEHNHPAFEKCVNASDDIRGPNTVTQRQIERMFGISEKLKKMGAVRYIGASFHDHDLAKQWLDSPLLDVVMVRHNVAHRTAQRKVFPYLNVNDPHRPGIVTFKSAGMFGALWEPPASLPSGCWQPSVPDLYRYSLSQNSVDVALAGWQTREHIDAAIQGVQKGKLTPEEIDYLNLYGDLHRNRISPGEIPRDRLLLTR, encoded by the coding sequence ATGAAAATTACCAATTTAGCTCCAGATATGCAGCCGCAACTCACCACAGCAGATGAGCTTGCTCTGGCTAATAGTAGATTTATCCCATCGGATTTACCTTTTTACCGCAAACTGGGACGAACTAACCTGACTGTCAGCTGTTTAGGATTGGGTGGTGGTGGTCATATTTCCAGTGAAGATACCCTCTATGCCTTTGACCAAGGTATCAATTATTTCTTCTACTCCAGCGATTTGCATCAATATCTTTATAGTTCCATGCGCCCTGCTCTGCGGCAATTATGCGGACGCGGTTCCTCAATTCGGGAAAAGGTAGTTCTGGCAACAGTCAGTTACATGATTAGGACACCAGATACAATTTTTACCTACCTCTTTGACCAGTTTGTTGACCTGGGAATTGACTATATTGATGTATTTTTCTGGGGTTGGATTGATGAGCATAATCATCCCGCTTTCGAGAAATGTGTCAATGCTTCAGATGATATTCGTGGTCCCAATACAGTCACTCAGCGTCAAATCGAAAGAATGTTTGGTATCTCCGAGAAGCTGAAAAAAATGGGTGCAGTTCGCTATATTGGTGCTTCTTTCCATGACCATGACTTAGCCAAACAATGGTTAGATAGTCCTTTACTGGATGTTGTCATGGTGCGACATAACGTAGCCCATCGGACTGCCCAAAGAAAGGTTTTTCCCTATTTAAATGTCAATGATCCCCATCGACCGGGAATTGTCACCTTTAAATCCGCAGGGATGTTTGGCGCTCTCTGGGAACCTCCAGCTAGTCTACCATCCGGATGCTGGCAACCCTCAGTCCCCGATTTATACCGCTATTCCTTAAGCCAAAACTCTGTAGATGTCGCATTAGCTGGTTGGCAAACCCGTGAGCATATAGATGCAGCAATTCAGGGTGTACAAAAAGGCAAACTTACCCCTGAGGAAATTGACTATCTGAATCTCTACGGTGATTTACATCGCAACCGTATCTCACCTGGGGAAATTCCCCGCGATCGCCTCCTCCTGACTAGATAA